A section of the Paenibacillus odorifer genome encodes:
- a CDS encoding response regulator transcription factor, with the protein MYKLMIVEDEPLIRTGLKHYFSWQELGVQSIVEAENGKEGFVTALREQPDLVITDIRMPEMDGLQMIEELRQFLPDTLFIILTGFNDFEYAQRAIKLGSVHAFLLKPLEYEESLTVIQECMNKLQLKQQEQRKRSTLEGSQLIKLLLEEEQPAMDTNLIAELCSFKSKHYLYLPFVLAGFLIRETPLQSTLWMREQATKFIHLATEAYLPADLPRSIFTYSAKSKLYGLIVMGSQTATSTIPFETQVLTELDQHLNKLTLEHHFALYLAIGTVTNELSQITSLLHESEKLLYQRFYQKERNIFHISSIKAGATATKPTLIQLDDNDKKRIISCIENANKQEILQLTQRLAQDISHKTDGSSTDLWLAYLQEIISVIIRFANKNQIHMDGVYSDKLLNLTFVEDFHSLEVMFEWLGNWMVHLGNIYTEGLTDNHQQDVIIFEHIKSFIRANIDQDITLQMVADRFFYNPSYLSRLFKRKLDKNYMRFVTEIRMEYAQECLKKPEILVTDVCTMCGYKSYKHFVKTFRIFTNMTPSDYRKQSGW; encoded by the coding sequence ATGTACAAGCTTATGATTGTAGAGGATGAACCGTTAATACGGACGGGATTAAAACATTACTTTTCGTGGCAGGAGCTTGGTGTTCAGAGTATTGTTGAAGCGGAGAATGGAAAAGAAGGCTTCGTTACCGCACTGCGTGAGCAGCCAGATTTAGTGATCACTGATATTCGCATGCCCGAAATGGATGGTCTTCAGATGATCGAAGAGCTTCGCCAATTCCTTCCTGATACTTTGTTTATCATTTTGACGGGATTTAATGATTTCGAATACGCTCAACGAGCCATCAAACTTGGGAGTGTACATGCTTTTTTGCTCAAACCTTTGGAATATGAAGAAAGTCTAACCGTGATTCAAGAATGCATGAACAAGCTGCAACTTAAACAACAAGAACAAAGAAAACGTTCTACTCTGGAAGGCTCACAACTTATAAAGCTACTACTGGAAGAAGAACAACCTGCAATGGACACTAATTTAATCGCTGAATTATGTAGTTTCAAAAGTAAACATTATTTGTATCTCCCTTTTGTTTTGGCAGGTTTCCTTATCAGAGAAACTCCTTTACAATCCACCTTGTGGATGAGAGAACAGGCTACTAAGTTTATACATCTTGCTACGGAGGCCTATCTCCCGGCAGATCTGCCACGATCTATTTTTACATATTCTGCTAAATCCAAACTATACGGGCTAATAGTCATGGGATCACAGACTGCAACGAGCACTATCCCTTTTGAGACACAAGTACTTACTGAACTCGATCAGCATTTGAACAAGCTTACACTAGAACATCATTTTGCCCTTTATCTTGCTATAGGCACAGTAACGAACGAACTATCTCAAATCACTTCATTACTTCACGAGTCTGAAAAGCTGTTATATCAGCGCTTCTATCAGAAAGAGCGCAATATATTCCATATCTCATCCATAAAGGCAGGCGCCACAGCTACTAAACCAACGCTTATTCAACTAGATGACAACGATAAGAAACGAATAATCTCCTGCATCGAAAACGCCAATAAACAAGAGATATTGCAATTAACGCAACGATTGGCACAAGATATTTCGCATAAAACAGATGGCTCTTCTACTGATCTATGGCTTGCGTATTTACAAGAAATTATAAGTGTCATTATCCGCTTCGCTAATAAAAATCAGATTCATATGGATGGTGTGTACAGCGATAAACTCTTAAACCTCACTTTTGTAGAGGATTTCCACTCCCTTGAGGTCATGTTCGAGTGGCTGGGGAATTGGATGGTTCATTTGGGAAACATTTATACCGAAGGTCTGACGGATAACCATCAGCAGGATGTGATTATCTTTGAACATATTAAATCCTTCATTAGAGCTAATATTGATCAAGATATTACTCTACAAATGGTAGCGGATCGATTCTTCTATAACCCTTCTTATTTAAGCCGTCTGTTCAAAAGAAAACTCGATAAGAACTATATGCGATTTGTAACCGAAATCCGTATGGAATACGCGCAGGAATGCTTAAAAAAACCGGAGATTCTGGTGACCGATGTCTGCACAATGTGTGGTTACAAAAGCTATAAGCATTTCGTTAAAACGTTCCGGATTTTTACCAACATGACCCCATCAGACTATAGAAAACAATCGGGGTGGTAA
- a CDS encoding ABC transporter substrate-binding protein, with translation MRAMKKGLMSIVGVALLGTQLVACGNTNTANSANEPSNNTDKSEPAATETAAKPAEITWWNFPSFQALDGEVGKYEKEIIAAFNEKNPEIKVNLEMITFEGGPEKLNVAIASNTAPDVIYDAPGRIIDWGKKDLLAPLNDMVTDEVKNDISEAFWKQSSVGDETFMYPINTAPFMMAVNKTVFEKIGALDLLPLDKEDRTWTFEEYKKALEAVKEKAPDVIPTGFFAKSQAGDQGTRAYLANLGVSRFLNEDNSAVAINTDNAAKALDWIVQATKDKLSVSGAASLAAADVNDLFLQGKLAFTLNYSAVLKAQNVSKKMVEFEDVLLPFPTLDGSEPKLEPYLGGMAVFNNGDEAKITASKKLIDFIANDPVWGKKNLIQTGGLSVRNSITGLYDDAEYKYAEYARKFTTDAPTIADGYADIRTFWFPELQRALTGGATGKEALDSFAAKANEAITKAKAAMK, from the coding sequence ATGAGAGCAATGAAAAAAGGGCTAATGAGCATTGTTGGTGTCGCACTTTTAGGTACACAGTTAGTTGCATGCGGAAATACGAATACAGCGAATTCCGCCAATGAACCAAGTAATAATACTGATAAGAGTGAGCCCGCGGCCACTGAGACTGCTGCTAAACCAGCAGAAATAACATGGTGGAATTTTCCGAGCTTTCAAGCTTTAGATGGTGAAGTTGGCAAATATGAGAAGGAAATCATTGCAGCTTTTAATGAGAAGAATCCGGAAATTAAAGTCAACCTTGAGATGATCACATTTGAAGGCGGCCCTGAAAAACTGAATGTGGCGATTGCTTCGAATACCGCACCTGATGTAATTTATGATGCTCCTGGACGGATTATTGACTGGGGTAAAAAGGACTTATTAGCACCTCTTAATGATATGGTGACCGATGAAGTGAAAAATGATATTTCGGAAGCCTTTTGGAAGCAGTCTAGTGTTGGCGATGAGACCTTTATGTACCCGATCAATACAGCTCCTTTTATGATGGCGGTAAACAAGACCGTTTTTGAGAAGATTGGCGCGCTAGATTTGCTTCCTCTGGATAAGGAAGATCGAACTTGGACGTTTGAAGAATATAAGAAAGCGCTGGAAGCAGTTAAAGAAAAAGCACCTGATGTTATCCCTACCGGATTCTTCGCGAAGAGCCAAGCTGGAGATCAAGGAACTCGTGCATATCTTGCTAACTTAGGTGTATCCAGATTTCTAAATGAAGATAATTCGGCAGTCGCTATCAATACTGATAATGCTGCAAAAGCGTTGGATTGGATCGTTCAAGCTACAAAAGATAAACTTAGCGTTTCTGGTGCGGCTTCCCTTGCGGCTGCTGACGTGAACGACTTATTTTTACAAGGGAAATTAGCCTTTACACTCAACTATTCTGCAGTACTTAAAGCTCAGAACGTATCTAAAAAAATGGTTGAATTCGAAGATGTTCTGCTTCCATTCCCTACTTTAGATGGATCGGAACCTAAGCTTGAACCTTACCTCGGCGGTATGGCTGTATTCAATAATGGTGATGAAGCTAAGATTACAGCTTCTAAGAAGCTGATTGATTTTATTGCTAATGATCCTGTATGGGGGAAGAAAAACTTGATTCAAACAGGTGGTCTGTCTGTTCGTAATTCGATTACAGGCCTCTATGATGATGCAGAGTACAAATACGCTGAGTATGCTCGTAAATTCACAACAGATGCACCTACCATTGCCGATGGATATGCTGATATTCGTACTTTCTGGTTCCCTGAATTACAACGTGCTTTAACTGGAGGAGCAACCGGTAAAGAAGCTTTGGACAGCTTTGCTGCAAAAGCAAACGAAGCGATTACGAAAGCAAAGGCTGCAATGAAATAA